In Penaeus monodon isolate SGIC_2016 chromosome 43, NSTDA_Pmon_1, whole genome shotgun sequence, one DNA window encodes the following:
- the LOC119568311 gene encoding uncharacterized protein LOC119568311, translated as MASGRRKEDKETWWWNEEVQKSINRKKQAKKKRDRQGVEESHQKYRDMCSRAKKAVAKAKENAFQKLYGKLDTKEREKDLYRLARQRVRNGRDVQHAKMIKDADENILTGENVLRRWKEYFEELMNVENTRERTLEDAEVGNQNVQEISRAELRKAMTKMKCG; from the coding sequence ATGGCATCTGGGCgaaggaaagaagacaaagaaacttGGTGGTGGAATGAAGAAGTGCAGAAAAGcataaatagaaagaaacaagcgaaaaagaaaagggacagacAAGGGGTCGAGGAAAGCCATCAGAAATACAGAGATATGTGCAGCAGGGCAAAGAAGGCAGTTgcaaaggcaaaagaaaatgcGTTTCAGAAGTTATATGGGAAGTTAGACactaaggaaagggagaaagatctGTATAGACTGGCCAGACAAAGAGTCAGAAATGGGAGAGATGTGCAACatgcaaaaatgataaaagatgcaGATGAAAACATTTTGACAGGTGAGAACGTCTTGAGAAGATGGAAGGAATATTTTGAGGAACTTATGAACGTTGAGAATACAAGAGAAAGAACACTAGAGGACGCAGAAGTTGGAAATCAAAATGTGCAGGAAATCAGCAGAGCGGAGCTGAGGAAGGCTATGACAAAGATGAAATGTGGATAG